The genomic segment cttttcaccagctacaggtagtcctcctcgagcccatgTTCTTACCTGTCCTGCAGGATGGGACATTTCTGGCACCCAATGTGGGGCACCAATCTACAAACTGGATGCTGCGCTTGGTCTTAATGGTGGCAATAGCAGCATTGACATCTTTGGGAACCACATCACCATGGTACAACAGGCAGCAAGCCATGTATTTACCATGGCGAGGGTCACATTTCACCATCTGGTTGGCTGGCTCAAAGCAAGCATTGGTGATCTCTGCTACAGTAAGCTGTTCATGGTAGGCTTTCTCAGCAGAGATGACTGGGGCATATGTGGCCAGAGGGAAGTGGATGTGGGGATAGGGCACCAGGTTGGTCTGGAATTCTGTCAGATCAACATTCAGGGCTCCATCGAATCTGAGGGAAGCAGTGATAGAGGACACAATCTGGCTAATAAGGTGATTAACGTGTTCAATGACAGAAGGGAAGGCGAGCATTAACTGGGCGAGGGAGTAGGGGCCTGGCTCCCCCGTGGATTTTTTGAATCCACCATCGTTGGCTCttggtatcttttggggggaggggcagagccaaaattgatttttgatagattAGATACCAACCCCTATGCAAGCCAGGCATGCTCACAGGGAAACCCAGAGGAGGTCGGAGTTCTGTGACCTTCCCTTGTAATACTTTGTTTTACACTCACCCTGGTGTTCATACCCTGTTCTCCCAAAAGGGAGAGGGTAGACATGCCTCTGGTTATCATGTCGTCCCCATGGGGAGGTAGCCATAGTAGTCTTCTCCCGTGTCCTTTGATGCCAGCTGTTGATAATGAATTTGTATAGGTTTAGAAAGGACAGCATCAACTTGTTTCTTAATTAGGTTGGTGATATGGCAAAACACCCAGGGACCGAAGGTTATAagtaaaaggaggcaaagaagggggcccaagacagggaggaggtaagggaggagtcCATTAAGTCCAGTCCAGAGCGGGTTTTTGAACAATTCTTTTCTTCGCTTGATGAGgtcttcttgtaatttcttgattttgtctcaAACAATGCCAGACTTGTTAGCGTAGAAACAGCACCGTTCCTGTAAAGCTAAACAGATCCCTCCCTGTTCTGCAGTTAATAGGTCTAATCCTCTGCGATTTTGTAAAACTACCTCAGCTAAAGAATCAATTTGATCTTGTAAATCATTAACAGTTCCAGAGAGGGTTTGAACATCATCAATTAACTGATGAGATAATTTATTATAGGTGTTAACAGCGACCCCTATCCCCGTCCCACCGGAGGCCATAGCGGTTGTAATCCCCAAGCCTATAAGCAAGGAAATGACTTGGAGAGCATGCCGGTGGCGTCCTGTTATAAAGTCAAGGCTAGGAAGAGGGACGGGCTCATATCTggggatgatagaaatgtcaGGGAGAAGGCTCGCTGGAACGCAGAGGCCTGTCCAATTAATAGGGAGAAAGGTATGGGCAAGGTTGCCTCCACAAATGAATACCTGTCCTGGAGAAGGGCAGATGGGGGTGGAAATGTTAGTTATGGAATGACAATGGGAAAAGGTGACAAATCCGACATCAACGTCATAGGAATTATTTTGTGAAGGTCCCTGGAGGCAATCAGAGAGATTGAAACCCGAGGGCTGTACTCTGAAGGGGGATGATAGTGAGCAATTGGCAGTTTCACTAAAGGGGATATACGAGTCATTGAACATAGGAATGGCAGTAGGTAGAGGCATACCAATGGTTAAACATAGCCAGCAGTCTTGTGCAAGGGAGGTGTTGGTGGAGTTTAATAGAGAGTGGGTAGCGCTGAGGATGTCTTGTGTATGTGGATCTAAAGTAATGTCTCTGGGTTTTGGAAGGGCGAGTGGATGGTAGTTTAATTGAGGATATAAGTGTTGGGCTAGTTCTTGAATTCGTTGGGCAACTAAAGCCTCTTTTAGGGTGTCGCTGGGGCCCCCTCCATCTGATACATGAATCGGAGCCATGGGCGACCAACACACATTTTTGCCAACATGTTGTGGGAGACAGGATGCCTGAGAATATTTTTCAGAACCTCCCTCTAAGGCGCTGCCAAAGGTGCCCGAAAAAGCCCTTTCTAAGGTAGCAGTAAGGtaggttttttgtggtttttgtgtaTGGTCAGTGCATGTTTGTGTAGAAGAGTAGCAAGTGGAATGGATGGACTGGAGAAAGGTGCAGTTTTTAGGGCAAGGTCCAGGGTGACCCTGTACTGTAGGAATGATTGTAGGTTGGTTTTTGCAGACCCATTCAGGCTTTGTCGCCCCAGACCAGGTGTAAGATGTTGCAATATAGGCTACCTTTTTGTTGCAGTCAACTTGACTGGTATAGGCACTTGGGGTGCAGAAAACCGTACCGCCCTTGCAATCACAAGGGTTTCCAAAAAGGGCCTTGTAGAGTTCTTCACGACTTGGTGGAGGTTGAAAACCCGCCTGCACACAGAAGGCGTATGAAAGAAGGGTGAGGAGGCAGGGTTTCATTGTctgtaaaggagaaaagaaagagtttttTCTCAGGGATCCTTCCCTGGGTTGGGTGAGTTATTTTCTTTGGGGGGGTTTACTGGTTTGATTAGATGTTCGGGCAGCCATCGAGGCCACCTTCTTGAGTGTCATAGATACAGGCCGAGCCACGTCCCCATATGATGACCGGGTCAGGGCCCTGCCATTTAAGTGTTGAGGGATTTTTCCACATGACCTGTGCGTActggtcatttgttttttggtgcCAATGACGGTCGGCTGCTGATTTTCCCTGTGCATCAAGTTGTAAGAAGTTTAGAGTGAATAGAGCATGGTCAAGGATATTACGCGGTGAGCCTTTGGTGGGGTAAAGACCTGTGGTTTTAAGCTtgttaatggtattttttaaggtttcatttgttctttcaagaATGCCTTGGCCCTGTGGATTATATCGGATTCCTGTGATGTGTTTGATGTGCATTTGAAGGCAAAAGGTTTTGAAGGCTTGAGAAGTATATCCAGGGCCATTGTCTGTCTTTAGGACATTAGGTTTACCCAGAACTGTAAAGCAGTGGAGAACATGAGCAATTACATTTTTTGTGGCTTCACCACTTTGGAGGGTGGCGAGGATGAAGCGACTCAAGGTATCTACTGTGACATGGATGTATTTTAGGTTGCCAAATTCTGGAACGTgtgtaacatccatttgccataCTTCATTTGGAAGCAAGCCTCTGGGGTTAACCCCAAGGTGTGGCAAAGATAAAAAGACTACACAAAGGGGGCAGTTTTTAACGATGTCTCTGGCTTGCTCTCTGGTGATTTTGAAACGGAGGCGCTGTGTTTGGGCATTTACATGGTGTAAATTGTGAAATTGTTGGGCACTTTTAAAGGTCCTGTAGTAAGGAGAAACAGGCCTGGGTTAGAGTATCGGCCTGTGTATTACCATGAGAGAGGGGGCCTGGAAGATCCGAATGGGCTCTTAGGTGTCCAATAAAGAAAGGTTTTGTCGTGATAAAATTAACAGTTGTAATTGTTGGAACAGAGGTACTGCATTTGTAGAAGGTTTTATGTAGGGAACAGTCTCTAATAGTGGAACAGAGAAGGCAATATATGCACTATCAGTATATAGATTAAAGGCCTCATTTTTTAAGAGCTTGAATACTTGTATGATGGCAAATAATTCAACAAGTTGAGCTGATTGATATGGGGATTTTGTAATATATTGTTGGTTATTTACGATATAAGCAGCTGTACCTGAGGAGGAGCCATCAGAGAAAACTAATGTCACTCCTTTTAGGGGCTTTTGAGAGGTAATTTTTGGGAATGTAAAAAGGTTGTAGCCGAGAGAATTGGAGAAGTTTATCGGCAGGGTAGTTGTTGTCAACTTGTCCCTGAAATAGGATAAGAGGAATAGCCCAAGAGTCATCGTTTTGTATTAGCCATTGTACTTGTTCTCTGGTGTAGGGGAGAACAAGATGGTCAGGGTCCCTTCCAAAATGTAGGCGGCTCTTTTCCCTTCCTATTTTGATTAGTTTAGAAACGAGGGTGGTATATGTTGTTAAAACCTTGTTTGGAGATGAAGATAAGTGTACCCATAATAGGGGGCTATGTTGCCAAATAACCCCGGTAGGGGTGTGTGGCGCAGCACAGATTATGAAGGAGAAAGGTTGGCTGTAATCTAAGAATGTAACTTGTTGTTTTTGTATAGCAGTTTCTAAAAGTTGGAGTGATTTATGTGCCTCGAAGGTAAGAGCACGTGGTGACAGGGGATCAGGGTCACCCTGTAATATGTCAAAGAGAGGTTTAAGTTCCCCTGTGGTTAACTTTAGATAAGGCCGTAGCCAATTGACATCCcctagaaatttttgaaaatcattgagTGTGTGTAAATGATTAGTCTTTAATTGAACCTTTTCAGTAGTGATGACAGTCGAATTGAGCTCAAAGCCTAAGTAATAATAGGGGTCttttaactgaattttattgGGTGCAATTTGTAACCCAAGGGTGGTGAGTGCCTCCTGTAATTGGGCACAACAATTGAGTACCTCAGGGGCGGTTTTTCCTGCCAAGAGAATATCATCCATgtaatgaataatataaatatgagGCCATTTGTCCCAAAGGGGATCTATAGCTTGTGCCACATATTTTTGGCATAGTGTGGGGCTGTTGGCCATTCCTTGTGGAAGAACTTTCCACTGGAACCTTTGCATTGGCCCCTTAAAGTTGGTTACCGGGAGGCTAAATGCAAAATGTTCTCTGTACTGGGGGTGTAAGGGAATGGTAAAAAAACAATCCTTAAGGTCAATAATGATTTTGGAATAACTGGAGGGAAGAGCTACAGGGGAGGGGAGCCCAGGTTGTAAGGCTCCCATAGAGAACATGGTTTTATTGATCTCTCATAAGTCCTGGAGTAATCTCCATGTGCctgattttttcttaatgacaaaTATAGGAGTGTTCCATGGTGACGTGGTAGGTTCAATGTGGCCAGCATTAATTTGTTCCTGCACTAACACAGTGGCCGCAGTTAATTTAGTTTCAGTTAGTGGTCATTGGTCTACCCAAATGGGGgtgtctgttttccattttattttttccgcGTGGGGTGCAGGGAGATCAATGGCCATtagaataaattttgatttcctaACCCTTGTCGGTTGGTATTGGGTGTAACTGAAATAGGCTCTTTAATGCCCTGGCTATTTTTCCCTAGTCCCTTGCCAGGGAGAAACCCTTGATTTAGCATTTGACTGGTTACTATTTCGTTTGGGCTACACATGATGACTTTTAATTGTGACAGTATGTCTCTCCCCCAAAGATTAACGGGTATTCCTGAGATAATATAGGGTTGTACTTTTCCTGAATTTCCTTCCATATCTGTCCAAGTTAAGATTTTAGAACTTTGTTATGGGTTGGTAGACTGTCCTATACCCTGGAGGTGGGTATAAGAGGCTTTAGAAGGCCAAGAAGAAGGCCAATGTTTTTCAGAGATAACAGTAGCGTCAGCCCCGGTGTCTACTAGTCcctcaaatttttttccttctaaatgtaAGGTTAGTAAGGGCCATTCAGGAGTAATTTGTTGGATCTAGTAGGCATCTGAAGAGCCAAAGGCAGAATCTGACCGGGGATTGGATGAATTGTGGTGATTTTGTGTATTTAGGGGCAATATAAGTAATTGAGCTAGGCATTGGCCTGTTTTAATAGGGACTGGTCCCGAGATTGTTGACACTAGGATTTTGATTTGTCCTGTAAAATCATTGTCTATAACTCCGGGGACTACGGTTAGACCAGCAAGGGAAGAACTCCCTCTCCCAAGGACGAGTCCAAAGGTACCAGGGGGCATGG from the Cynocephalus volans isolate mCynVol1 chromosome Y, mCynVol1.pri, whole genome shotgun sequence genome contains:
- the LOC134368975 gene encoding tubulin alpha chain-like is translated as MGLQKPTYNHVNHLISQIVSSITASLRFDGALNVDLTEFQTNLVPYPHIHFPLATYAPVISAEKAYHEQLTVAEITNACFEPANQMVKCDPRHGKYMACCLLYHGDVVPKDVNAAIATIKTKRSIQFVDWCPTLGARNVPSCRTAYISKMLGLLLWRYSWTSEGPSANEQLGPQ